One stretch of Amycolatopsis sp. NBC_00345 DNA includes these proteins:
- a CDS encoding S8 family serine peptidase: MKRPRLLAAVLAVPLIGAVSGVAVPAASAQPSALSGPTTEFTVLARDAQGVAAVQQAVRDAGGTVVETNTAVGLITATAPASGFTERISANRAVFGAAKAKSIGSAPRGGKKVKPDAVEKEGRASAGASAKKQPVGTDPLDDQLWGLKSVRSDLARTVQPGDKRVKVGVIDTGVDGSHPDIAPNFDKADSRNFTKDIVADVNGTVVDGPCEYRGCVDPVDHDDNGHGTHVAATIGAAANGFGVSGVAPNVSLVNIRAGQDSGFFFLQPTVDALTYAGDAGIDVVNMSFYVDPWLYNCSANAADSPAEQAEQRTIIEATKRALNYAHRKGVSMVVALGNQHDELAAPHDDVTSPDYPANSTHPRPVDNASCFSLPVEGPHTIGVGAFGPSQAKADYSNYGTEQISVSAPGGYFRDGFGTPWFRTLENEILSAYPKNVGVAAGNIDAAGNVTPAGVTLGVQKATAADGRVGYYQWLQGTSMAAPHATGVAALIVSQYGKRTGGDFGMDPDAVQRVIEGTASPIACPVPRTVDYLDEGRDASFTATCAGDSSFNGFYGHGGVDAYSAVTHGAAYLH, from the coding sequence GTGAAAAGACCCAGACTGCTCGCCGCGGTGCTCGCGGTGCCCCTGATCGGCGCGGTGTCCGGCGTCGCCGTACCGGCGGCGTCGGCCCAGCCGTCGGCCCTGTCCGGACCCACGACGGAGTTCACCGTGCTGGCGCGCGACGCCCAGGGCGTGGCCGCCGTCCAGCAGGCGGTGCGCGACGCGGGCGGCACCGTCGTCGAGACGAACACCGCGGTCGGGCTGATCACGGCCACCGCGCCCGCATCCGGCTTCACTGAGCGGATTTCGGCGAACCGCGCGGTGTTCGGAGCGGCGAAAGCGAAGTCGATCGGCTCCGCGCCCCGCGGCGGGAAGAAGGTGAAGCCGGACGCCGTCGAGAAGGAGGGCCGCGCTTCGGCCGGTGCTTCGGCCAAGAAGCAGCCCGTCGGCACCGATCCGCTGGACGACCAGCTCTGGGGCCTCAAGTCCGTCCGCTCCGACCTCGCGCGCACGGTGCAGCCCGGCGACAAGCGGGTCAAGGTCGGCGTGATCGACACCGGCGTCGACGGCAGCCACCCGGACATCGCGCCGAACTTCGACAAGGCCGATTCGCGCAACTTCACCAAGGACATCGTCGCCGACGTCAACGGGACCGTGGTGGACGGGCCGTGTGAGTACCGCGGCTGCGTGGACCCGGTCGACCACGACGACAACGGCCACGGCACCCACGTCGCCGCCACGATCGGCGCGGCGGCAAACGGTTTCGGGGTCTCCGGCGTCGCCCCGAACGTTTCGCTGGTGAACATCCGCGCGGGCCAGGACTCCGGTTTCTTCTTCCTCCAGCCGACCGTCGACGCGCTGACCTACGCCGGCGACGCGGGCATCGACGTCGTCAACATGAGCTTCTACGTGGATCCCTGGCTGTACAACTGTTCCGCGAACGCGGCCGACTCCCCGGCGGAACAGGCCGAGCAGCGGACCATCATCGAGGCCACCAAGCGCGCGCTGAACTACGCGCACCGCAAGGGCGTTTCGATGGTCGTCGCGCTCGGCAACCAGCACGACGAGCTGGCCGCGCCGCACGACGACGTCACCAGCCCGGACTACCCGGCGAACTCGACGCACCCGCGCCCGGTCGACAACGCTTCGTGCTTCTCGCTGCCCGTCGAGGGCCCGCACACGATCGGCGTCGGCGCTTTCGGCCCGTCGCAGGCGAAGGCCGACTACTCCAACTACGGCACCGAGCAGATCTCCGTCTCGGCGCCCGGCGGCTACTTCCGCGACGGCTTCGGCACGCCGTGGTTCCGGACGCTGGAGAACGAGATCCTGTCGGCGTACCCGAAGAACGTCGGTGTGGCCGCGGGCAACATCGACGCGGCGGGCAACGTGACGCCCGCCGGGGTCACACTCGGCGTGCAGAAGGCGACGGCGGCGGACGGGCGCGTCGGCTACTACCAGTGGCTGCAGGGCACGTCGATGGCCGCGCCGCACGCCACGGGGGTGGCCGCGCTGATCGTTTCGCAGTACGGAAAGCGCACCGGCGGCGACTTCGGGATGGACCCGGACGCGGTGCAGCGGGTCATCGAAGGCACGGCGTCCCCGATCGCCTGCCCGGTTCCCCGCACGGTCGACTACCTCGATGAAGGCCGTGACGCCTCGTTCACCGCCACCTGCGCGGGCGACTCTTCGTTCAACGGCTTCTACGGCCACGGCGGCGTCGACGCTTACTCAGCGGTGACGCACGGGGCTGCTTACCTGCACTAG
- a CDS encoding ABC transporter ATP-binding protein gives MVEPILSVRDLVKHFPVRQGVLFKRTVGQVKAVDGVSFDLMPGETLGVVGESGCGKSTLAQVLMRLEEPTAGSATFEGKDLFAVRGAELRRLRREIQIVLQDPYTSLNPRMTVGDIVGEPFEIHTEVAPKGSRAQKVRELLDVVGLNPEHLNRYPHQFSGGQRQRIGIARALALRPKVIICDEPVSALDVSIQAQVMNLLGDLQGEFGLSYVFIAHDLSVVRHLSTRVAVMYLGKIVEVGTEDEIYERPSHPYTQALLSAVPVPDPEVRGQRQVIRLEGDVPSPLDPPSGCRFRTRCWKAQDVCATEVPELVPRTDGHLSACHFAEAKSVVP, from the coding sequence GTGGTTGAGCCGATTCTCAGCGTCCGCGACCTGGTGAAGCACTTCCCGGTGCGCCAGGGGGTGCTGTTCAAGCGCACGGTCGGGCAGGTCAAGGCCGTCGACGGCGTCTCGTTCGACCTGATGCCGGGTGAGACGCTCGGTGTGGTCGGCGAGTCCGGCTGTGGCAAGTCCACGCTCGCGCAGGTGCTGATGCGGCTGGAGGAGCCGACCGCGGGGTCGGCGACCTTCGAGGGCAAGGACCTGTTCGCGGTGCGCGGCGCGGAGCTGCGGCGGCTGCGCCGGGAGATCCAGATCGTGCTGCAGGACCCGTACACCTCGCTGAATCCGCGGATGACGGTCGGCGACATCGTCGGCGAGCCGTTCGAGATCCACACCGAGGTGGCGCCGAAGGGCTCGCGGGCGCAGAAGGTGCGGGAGCTGCTGGACGTCGTCGGGCTCAACCCCGAGCACCTGAACCGTTACCCGCACCAGTTCTCCGGCGGGCAGCGCCAGCGCATCGGCATCGCGCGGGCGCTCGCGTTGCGGCCGAAGGTGATCATCTGCGACGAGCCGGTGTCCGCTTTGGACGTCTCGATCCAGGCGCAGGTGATGAACCTGCTCGGCGACCTGCAGGGCGAGTTCGGGCTGTCGTACGTTTTCATCGCCCACGACCTGTCCGTGGTTCGTCACCTTTCCACCCGGGTTGCCGTGATGTACCTGGGAAAGATCGTCGAGGTCGGCACCGAGGACGAGATCTACGAACGGCCGTCGCACCCGTACACGCAGGCGTTGCTTTCGGCCGTCCCGGTGCCGGACCCGGAGGTGCGCGGGCAACGGCAGGTCATCCGGCTGGAGGGTGACGTGCCCAGCCCGCTGGACCCGCCGTCGGGCTGCCGGTTCCGCACGCGTTGCTGGAAGGCGCAGGACGTGTGCGCGACCGAGGTGCCGGAGCTGGTCCCGCGCACCGACGGGCACCTTTCGGCCTGCCACTTCGCGGAGGCCAAGTCCGTCGTGCCGTGA
- a CDS encoding ABC transporter ATP-binding protein, producing the protein MSETENELLLEVEDLHVEFRTSDGVANVLNGVSYSVHAGETLAVLGESGSGKSVTAQTVMGILDVPPGVITGGAIRYRGEDLLTATEERRRELRGAEIAMIFQDALSALNPVFTIGFQIEEQLRVRQGMSKKDARKRAIELLDIVRIPAAERRIKDYPHQFSGGMRQRAMIAMSLALDPDLLIADEPTTALDVTVQAQIMDLLAEIQRERRMGLILITHDLGVVAETADRIAVMYAGRIVEQADVRELFRSPGHPYTAALMDSLPRLDLKGQTLETIKGLPPSLLDIPSGCPFHPRCKRAEQRCTDERPSLHGLGFGRVSACHFAEEVVESRG; encoded by the coding sequence ATGTCCGAAACAGAGAACGAGCTCTTGCTCGAGGTCGAAGACCTGCACGTCGAGTTCCGCACCTCCGACGGCGTCGCCAACGTGCTCAACGGCGTCAGCTATTCCGTGCACGCCGGCGAGACGCTGGCCGTGCTCGGCGAGTCCGGCTCCGGCAAGAGCGTCACCGCGCAGACGGTGATGGGCATCCTCGACGTGCCGCCCGGCGTGATCACCGGCGGCGCGATCCGTTACCGCGGCGAGGACCTGCTCACGGCCACCGAAGAGCGGCGGCGCGAACTGCGCGGCGCGGAGATCGCGATGATCTTCCAGGACGCGCTCTCGGCGCTGAACCCGGTGTTCACCATCGGGTTCCAGATCGAGGAGCAGCTGCGCGTCCGGCAGGGAATGTCCAAGAAGGACGCCCGCAAACGCGCGATCGAGCTGCTCGACATCGTCCGCATCCCGGCGGCGGAGCGGCGGATCAAGGACTACCCGCACCAGTTCTCCGGCGGCATGCGCCAGCGCGCGATGATCGCGATGTCGCTGGCGCTCGACCCGGACCTGCTGATCGCCGACGAGCCGACCACCGCGCTGGACGTCACCGTGCAGGCCCAGATCATGGACCTGCTCGCGGAGATCCAGCGGGAACGGCGGATGGGGCTCATCCTCATCACGCACGACCTCGGCGTCGTCGCGGAGACGGCCGACCGGATCGCCGTGATGTACGCCGGCCGGATCGTGGAGCAGGCCGACGTGCGCGAGCTGTTCCGCTCGCCGGGGCACCCGTACACCGCGGCGTTGATGGATTCGCTGCCCCGGCTGGACCTGAAGGGACAGACGCTCGAGACGATCAAGGGACTGCCGCCGAGCCTGCTCGACATCCCGTCGGGCTGCCCGTTCCACCCGCGCTGCAAGCGGGCCGAACAGCGCTGCACGGACGAGCGTCCTTCGTTGCACGGCTTGGGCTTCGGCCGGGTCAGTGCGTGTCACTTCGCCGAAGAGGTGGTGGAAAGCCGTGGTTGA
- a CDS encoding ABC transporter permease, translated as MTDPNLVGGGGVDAAQLSRIDDSANAAKKPRSLWGDAWRQLRRKPAFVISAVIILLIVAIAIAPGLFSHREAGFSDLTKANETPSADAWFGYDNQGYDVYARTIYGARASLLVGVFATILTVLFGSLVGIIAGYYGRLIDSLLSRLGDIFAGLPFVLGAIVILTTFNAPGSNPGAVTIIAQVVCSIAVLTWPVAMRIMRSATLVAKQLDYVKAARALGASTPRIVFRHLLPNTLAPVLVYGTIALGAAIGAEATLAYLGIGVRPPVVSWGVMISDSRDYFRADPHMLLFPGAFVTITVLAFVMLGDGIRDALDPKSR; from the coding sequence ATGACTGACCCCAACCTCGTCGGTGGCGGCGGAGTCGACGCGGCGCAGCTTTCGCGCATCGACGATTCGGCCAACGCGGCCAAGAAGCCCCGCAGCCTGTGGGGCGACGCCTGGCGCCAGCTGCGCCGCAAGCCCGCCTTCGTGATCTCCGCGGTGATCATCCTGCTGATCGTGGCGATCGCGATCGCGCCTGGCCTGTTCTCCCACCGGGAAGCCGGTTTCAGCGACCTGACCAAGGCCAACGAGACCCCGTCGGCCGACGCCTGGTTCGGTTACGACAACCAGGGTTACGACGTCTACGCCCGCACCATCTACGGCGCCCGCGCGTCGCTGCTGGTCGGGGTGTTCGCGACGATCCTGACCGTCCTCTTCGGATCGCTGGTCGGCATCATCGCGGGCTACTACGGCCGCCTGATCGACAGCCTGCTCTCGCGGCTGGGCGACATCTTCGCCGGCCTGCCGTTCGTGCTGGGCGCGATCGTCATCCTCACGACGTTCAACGCGCCCGGCTCGAACCCCGGCGCCGTGACGATCATCGCGCAGGTGGTGTGCTCGATCGCCGTGCTGACCTGGCCGGTGGCGATGCGCATCATGCGCTCGGCGACGCTGGTCGCGAAGCAGCTCGACTACGTCAAGGCCGCGCGGGCGCTCGGTGCGAGCACCCCGCGGATCGTGTTCCGGCACCTGCTGCCGAACACGCTCGCCCCGGTGCTCGTCTACGGCACGATCGCGCTCGGCGCGGCGATCGGCGCCGAGGCGACGCTGGCGTACCTCGGCATCGGCGTGCGGCCGCCGGTGGTCTCGTGGGGCGTGATGATCAGCGACTCACGCGACTACTTCCGGGCCGACCCGCACATGCTCCTGTTCCCCGGTGCGTTCGTCACCATCACCGTGCTCGCGTTCGTGATGCTCGGTGACGGTATCCGCGACGCGCTCGACCCGAAGTCGAGGTAG
- a CDS encoding ABC transporter permease — translation MIRYVLRRLLQLIPVFFGATFLIYTLVWAVPGDPFSGKCGQTACPQAYIDLMTQKFHLNDNLIVQYFKYLGSLLTGDWGETFNGNSVGELIGNAYPITLRLALIAVLIEAVIGLTAGVLTGLRGKGFLDNLVLVSTTFLISLPVFVTAIVLQIVLGTELGIIDTSVSDNPGFGELIVPGIALGSLSMAYIARLTRTSIAENRHADYIRTAIAKGQPRSRVVGVHLLRNSVIPVLTFLGTDLGALMGGAIVTEGVFNINGLGGLIFRGIQNRESATVTGVVVLLVLVYLLMSLIVDLLYAVLDPRIRYD, via the coding sequence ATGATTCGCTACGTCCTGCGACGCCTGCTCCAGCTGATCCCGGTGTTCTTCGGAGCCACCTTCCTGATCTACACGCTGGTGTGGGCCGTCCCCGGGGACCCGTTCTCCGGCAAATGCGGCCAGACCGCCTGCCCCCAGGCCTACATCGACCTGATGACGCAGAAGTTCCACCTCAACGACAACCTGATCGTCCAGTACTTCAAGTACCTGGGCAGCCTGCTCACCGGTGACTGGGGCGAGACCTTCAACGGCAACTCGGTCGGCGAGCTGATCGGCAACGCCTACCCCATCACGTTGCGGCTGGCGCTGATCGCGGTGCTCATCGAGGCCGTGATCGGCCTGACCGCCGGCGTGCTCACCGGCCTGCGCGGCAAGGGCTTCCTCGACAACCTGGTGCTGGTCTCCACCACGTTCCTGATCTCGCTCCCGGTGTTCGTCACCGCGATCGTGCTGCAGATCGTGCTGGGCACCGAGCTCGGCATCATCGACACGAGCGTGTCGGACAATCCCGGGTTCGGCGAGCTGATCGTGCCCGGCATCGCGCTCGGCAGCCTTTCGATGGCCTACATCGCGCGGCTGACGAGAACGTCGATCGCCGAGAACCGGCACGCCGACTACATCCGCACCGCGATCGCGAAGGGCCAGCCGCGCAGCCGCGTGGTCGGCGTCCACCTGCTGCGCAACTCGGTGATCCCGGTGCTCACCTTCCTGGGCACCGACCTGGGCGCGCTGATGGGCGGCGCGATCGTCACCGAGGGCGTGTTCAACATCAACGGCCTCGGCGGGCTCATCTTCCGCGGCATCCAGAACCGCGAGAGCGCCACCGTCACCGGCGTCGTGGTGCTGCTGGTGCTGGTGTACCTGCTGATGAGCCTGATCGTGGACCTGCTCTACGCCGTTCTCGACCCGAGGATCCGTTATGACTGA
- a CDS encoding peptide ABC transporter substrate-binding protein, whose amino-acid sequence MEWNMRRSRRLWGAAAVVTTLSLVLTACGGGSSSSGSAGEVDPNGTFTVYGTEPQNTLIPSNTNELGGSKAVDAMFAELVGFKGDNAQPFNEMAESITTPDSKVYDIKIKQGWKFHDGTEVKAKNFVDAWNYGAYAPNGQINTDFYSNIQGYSDVHPEDKNAKPATDKMSGLVVKGDYEFQVTLNAPFSVFETKIGYTAFAPLPDVFFKDPKAFADHPIGNGPMKFVSRTPNTDIKLTRFDDYKGQDKVKFKDLNIKIYASQETAYQDLLSNKLDFIETLPPSALAGSKYKTDLKDNLVTGHLLGISTIAIPYYVPGYDNLNLRKAISMAIDRTQITKTVMNDTYVPADGYISQGIPGYRPGVCEFCKFDPAQAKTLFAQSGFKGKLTIASNADGGRKEPLVAACNSIKNVLGVECDFVPATDFGQWRSIVTGHKLTGMGRSDWSADYPSIEDFLNPIYKTGASSNDSVYSNPAVDKLLEQADATADKDAAVKIYQQAEDLVAKDLPSIPVWDEKGVAAKSKHTKTVGLDFRRRADYSSVEVTK is encoded by the coding sequence ATGGAGTGGAACATGCGGCGTTCACGCAGGCTCTGGGGAGCCGCTGCGGTGGTGACAACCTTGTCATTGGTGCTCACTGCGTGCGGGGGTGGCTCGAGCAGCAGTGGCTCGGCCGGTGAGGTGGATCCGAACGGGACCTTCACCGTTTACGGCACCGAGCCGCAGAACACGCTGATCCCCTCGAACACGAACGAGCTCGGCGGCTCCAAGGCCGTCGACGCGATGTTCGCCGAGCTGGTCGGCTTCAAGGGCGACAACGCCCAGCCCTTCAACGAGATGGCCGAGTCGATCACCACGCCCGACTCCAAGGTCTACGACATCAAGATCAAGCAGGGCTGGAAGTTCCACGACGGCACCGAGGTCAAGGCGAAGAACTTCGTCGACGCCTGGAACTACGGCGCCTACGCCCCCAACGGCCAGATCAACACCGACTTCTACTCCAACATCCAGGGCTACTCCGACGTCCACCCCGAGGACAAGAACGCCAAGCCGGCCACGGACAAGATGTCCGGCCTGGTCGTCAAGGGCGACTACGAGTTCCAGGTGACGCTCAACGCCCCGTTCTCCGTCTTCGAGACCAAGATCGGCTACACGGCCTTCGCGCCGCTGCCCGACGTGTTCTTCAAGGACCCCAAGGCGTTCGCGGATCACCCGATCGGCAACGGCCCGATGAAGTTCGTCAGCCGGACGCCGAACACGGACATCAAGCTGACCCGCTTCGACGACTACAAGGGCCAGGACAAGGTCAAGTTCAAGGACCTGAACATCAAGATCTACGCCAGCCAGGAGACCGCCTACCAGGACCTGCTGAGCAACAAGCTCGACTTCATCGAGACGCTCCCGCCGTCCGCGCTGGCCGGCAGCAAGTACAAGACCGACCTGAAGGACAACCTGGTCACCGGCCATCTGCTCGGCATCAGCACGATCGCGATCCCGTACTACGTGCCGGGCTACGACAACCTCAACCTGCGCAAGGCCATCTCGATGGCGATCGACCGGACGCAGATCACCAAGACCGTCATGAACGACACCTACGTGCCGGCCGACGGTTACATCTCGCAGGGCATCCCGGGTTACCGCCCCGGCGTCTGCGAGTTCTGCAAGTTCGACCCGGCGCAGGCCAAGACGCTGTTCGCGCAGTCCGGCTTCAAGGGCAAGCTCACCATCGCCTCGAACGCCGACGGCGGCCGCAAGGAGCCGCTGGTGGCCGCGTGCAACAGCATCAAGAACGTGCTCGGCGTCGAGTGCGACTTCGTGCCGGCCACGGACTTCGGGCAGTGGCGCAGCATCGTGACCGGGCACAAGCTGACCGGCATGGGCCGCTCCGACTGGTCCGCGGACTACCCGTCGATCGAGGACTTCCTGAACCCGATCTACAAGACCGGTGCCTCGTCGAACGACTCGGTCTACTCCAACCCGGCCGTCGACAAGCTGCTCGAGCAGGCCGACGCGACGGCGGACAAGGACGCCGCGGTCAAGATCTACCAGCAGGCCGAGGACCTCGTCGCCAAGGACCTGCCGTCGATCCCGGTGTGGGACGAGAAGGGCGTTGCCGCCAAGTCGAAGCACACCAAGACCGTCGGGCTCGACTTCCGCCGCCGAGCCGACTACTCGTCGGTCGAGGTCACCAAGTGA
- a CDS encoding Ppx/GppA phosphatase family protein, producing MPRVAAIDCGTNSIRLLVAELTPRHDGTVDLRDLHREMRIVRLGQGVDATGRLAPEALERTRAALADYTIAARRKGVEKVRMVATSATRDASNRDEFFAMTRETLGVEAEVISGDEEARLSFTGAVGEQDPDDGPFVVVDVGGGSTELVLGTWDGRTAEVLAAKSVDIGCVRITERALKGDPPTAAEIAQARELAEGVLAEAFDVVDVAKARTWIGVAGTVTTLSAVAQGLPEYDSERTHLSKLSHADINRLAGELLAADHATRAANPVIHPGRVDVIGGGAVIVQALADGLAARGGPDQLIVSEHDILDGIALALT from the coding sequence ATGCCTCGTGTAGCCGCGATCGACTGTGGGACCAACTCCATCCGCCTGCTCGTCGCCGAGCTGACGCCGCGCCACGACGGCACGGTGGACCTGCGCGACCTGCACCGGGAAATGCGCATCGTCCGGCTTGGGCAGGGCGTCGACGCCACCGGGCGGCTCGCGCCCGAGGCGCTGGAGCGCACCCGCGCCGCCCTCGCGGACTACACGATCGCCGCGCGGCGCAAGGGGGTGGAGAAGGTGCGCATGGTCGCCACGTCGGCGACGCGTGACGCGAGCAACCGCGATGAATTCTTCGCGATGACGCGCGAGACGCTCGGCGTCGAGGCCGAGGTGATCAGCGGCGACGAGGAAGCGCGGCTGTCCTTCACCGGCGCCGTCGGCGAGCAGGACCCGGACGACGGCCCGTTCGTGGTCGTCGATGTCGGCGGCGGTTCCACCGAGCTGGTGCTCGGCACCTGGGACGGGCGCACCGCCGAGGTGCTCGCCGCGAAGTCCGTGGACATCGGCTGCGTGCGCATCACCGAGCGCGCGCTGAAGGGCGACCCGCCCACCGCGGCGGAGATCGCCCAGGCCCGCGAACTCGCCGAGGGCGTGCTCGCCGAGGCCTTCGACGTCGTCGACGTGGCCAAGGCCCGTACCTGGATCGGGGTGGCCGGCACGGTGACCACGTTGTCAGCCGTCGCCCAGGGGCTGCCGGAGTACGACTCCGAGCGCACGCACCTGTCGAAGCTCTCCCACGCGGACATCAACCGCCTCGCCGGCGAGCTGCTGGCGGCCGACCACGCCACCCGCGCGGCCAACCCGGTGATCCATCCGGGCCGGGTGGACGTGATCGGCGGGGGTGCGGTGATCGTGCAGGCGCTCGCCGACGGACTCGCCGCCCGCGGTGGTCCGGACCAGCTGATCGTGAGCGAGCACGACATCCTGGACGGAATCGCCCTCGCGTTGACCTGA
- a CDS encoding lytic transglycosylase domain-containing protein, whose product MRVTRRKARVRGRRLGAKHRTLVAVVVGVLAVGPAAVGVGAVAAWVGRMPTVHTQDAALTEGYDPENPEVEHVAVDGSLPDSPVPLPLPAYDLPNGPLGIPVTALAAYKNAADVLGKEQPGCHIDWALIASIGRIESNHARGGYVDAAGTTLEPILGPELNGTGPYAAIPDTDHGLLDHDTVWDRAVGPAQFIPATWRAYASDGNGDGIADPNNLFDSSLATGRYLCSGGLDLANPDQLRTAIYRYNNSDAYVNTVILWAEAYRNGVAPTPDSQIPVGAPNAAAVPAPPGVPPPPVPPSTPVTPPSTSLPPSGNPGNSSSPTAPGTSTSTTPTCVSSTTTTTTTTTTTTTTTSLPPCGQPTTTPPSGNSSAPGTTANAPGS is encoded by the coding sequence GTGCGGGTTACCCGGCGGAAGGCGCGGGTTCGGGGGCGGAGACTCGGTGCCAAGCACCGGACGTTGGTCGCGGTGGTGGTGGGGGTGCTGGCGGTGGGGCCGGCTGCTGTGGGGGTCGGGGCGGTGGCCGCGTGGGTGGGGCGGATGCCGACCGTCCACACGCAGGACGCGGCGCTCACCGAGGGGTATGACCCGGAGAATCCCGAGGTCGAGCACGTCGCCGTTGACGGGAGTTTGCCGGATTCGCCGGTGCCGCTGCCGTTGCCCGCTTATGACCTGCCGAACGGGCCGTTGGGGATTCCGGTCACCGCGCTCGCCGCGTACAAGAACGCCGCCGACGTGCTCGGCAAGGAACAGCCTGGCTGCCACATCGACTGGGCGCTGATCGCCAGCATCGGGCGGATCGAGTCGAACCACGCGCGGGGCGGGTATGTCGACGCGGCCGGGACCACGCTCGAGCCGATCCTCGGGCCCGAGCTCAACGGCACCGGGCCCTACGCCGCCATCCCCGACACCGACCACGGCCTCCTCGACCACGACACGGTGTGGGACCGCGCCGTCGGGCCCGCCCAGTTCATCCCCGCCACCTGGCGCGCGTACGCCTCCGACGGCAACGGCGACGGCATCGCCGACCCCAACAACCTCTTCGACTCCTCCCTCGCCACCGGCCGGTACCTCTGCTCCGGCGGCCTCGACCTCGCCAACCCGGACCAGCTCCGCACCGCGATCTACCGCTACAACAACTCCGACGCCTACGTGAACACCGTGATCCTGTGGGCCGAGGCCTACCGCAACGGCGTCGCGCCCACCCCGGACAGCCAGATCCCCGTGGGCGCGCCCAACGCGGCCGCCGTCCCGGCCCCGCCGGGCGTGCCACCGCCACCTGTGCCGCCGTCCACTCCGGTCACTCCGCCGTCGACTTCGCTGCCGCCGTCCGGGAACCCCGGGAACAGCAGTTCGCCGACGGCGCCGGGAACCAGCACCAGCACGACGCCGACCTGCGTCAGCAGCACCACAACAACAACCACCACGACAACTACAACCACGACGACCACCAGTCTGCCGCCGTGCGGCCAGCCGACCACCACGCCGCCCAGCGGCAACAGTTCCGCGCCCGGCACGACCGCCAACGCGCCGGGGAGCTGA
- a CDS encoding DUF501 domain-containing protein, which translates to MGLVNSSTETPRFEPVTEVDRAVIAEQLGRPPRALRAVAARCPSGHPSVVQTSPRLENGTPFPTLYYLTCPRLSSLVGTLEASGIMKEMTERLTTDPELAAAYQRTHDTYLAERDAIESLGTQVTAGGMPGRVKCLHVHLAHTLAAGPGVNPFGDETLEWLHANGWPSGDCAE; encoded by the coding sequence CTGGGACTCGTGAACAGCAGCACGGAAACACCCCGCTTCGAGCCCGTCACCGAGGTCGACCGGGCGGTCATCGCGGAGCAGCTCGGGCGGCCGCCGCGGGCCTTGCGCGCCGTCGCGGCGCGGTGCCCGAGCGGGCATCCGTCGGTGGTGCAGACGAGCCCACGGCTGGAGAACGGCACACCGTTCCCCACGCTGTACTACTTGACCTGCCCGCGGCTCAGCTCGCTGGTCGGCACGCTCGAAGCGTCCGGGATCATGAAGGAGATGACCGAGCGGCTCACCACGGACCCGGAGCTCGCGGCCGCCTACCAGCGCACGCATGACACCTACCTGGCCGAGCGCGACGCCATCGAGTCGCTCGGCACCCAGGTGACCGCGGGCGGCATGCCGGGACGGGTGAAGTGCCTGCACGTCCACCTCGCGCACACTCTCGCGGCCGGCCCGGGGGTGAACCCGTTCGGTGACGAGACGCTGGAATGGCTCCACGCCAACGGGTGGCCATCGGGCGACTGCGCCGAGTAA
- a CDS encoding FtsB family cell division protein: MSTTRRAAVVAIVVCALAFTVAVPLRTYLSQRSEVRDQEAQQSQLQQQVAQLQDRKAQLSDPAQIEAEARTRLRYVKPGETPYMVQLPEDQAAAQAPPTGPQQVPQGSWYEKLWDQVSGG; encoded by the coding sequence ATGTCCACCACGCGCCGTGCGGCCGTGGTGGCGATCGTGGTGTGCGCGCTCGCGTTCACCGTGGCCGTGCCGCTGCGCACCTACCTCAGCCAGCGCTCGGAGGTGCGTGACCAGGAGGCGCAGCAGTCGCAGCTGCAGCAGCAGGTCGCGCAGCTGCAGGACCGCAAGGCCCAGCTGAGCGACCCGGCCCAGATCGAAGCCGAGGCCCGCACGCGGCTTCGGTATGTGAAGCCCGGCGAGACGCCGTACATGGTGCAGCTGCCCGAGGACCAGGCCGCGGCGCAGGCGCCGCCGACGGGACCGCAGCAGGTTCCGCAGGGCTCCTGGTACGAGAAGCTCTGGGACCAGGTTTCGGGCGGTTGA